The Pelmatolapia mariae isolate MD_Pm_ZW linkage group LG10_11, Pm_UMD_F_2, whole genome shotgun sequence genome includes a region encoding these proteins:
- the LOC134638035 gene encoding uncharacterized protein LOC134638035 isoform X6 — protein MTTEATAVTEADTEGKQKTSGAEPEPENKQKAEAATSDPEGEQSSTKAQEQVTEPGPAEAATSPEEEQLKPRTRTSAGKGLSRLFSSFLKRRSQCSEEEVFEAEKAKDEKADKEEKVDKKEEETVEEGKSQDKEAKAEEEKPEVKEVKKKDDKAEPKEEKKNVEEKVEKKGSKKKKKEAKKKAEEKDEEKVKKEETKKETKKEETKKGEEKLMKKEEQNEEGTTQQTVEKEEKKVEKKEEEKKETAEVKGKAADAGKKEEEKVDKKVAKKKEKEEKLKKKEEEKAKRKAEEEERIKKREEEKAKKKEEEKAREAERAKKKEDEKAKKKEEEKTKEEKAKTKEEEKPKEELKKKEDEKVKEEAKKKEKEGEEAKPEEKEEKEENKEKKKDKGKSKGKKEEKEVKGPSEEQVKAPIAAPEPELKTEPDIEQAADQHSISSTEAQPAQEEHKEEAVIKEPEAVEEVKQEDTEKIVEEPAEKEEPAEKEEPIKEEEKEQKQAKKEKPAKEKTEKKTEEVKGSKRQKTMQCKVTLLDDAQFECELDKHAKGQELLTKVCDHVNLLEKDYFGLAHWETPTSKTWLEPTKEIRKQVPGAVYEFTFNVKFYPPDPAQLTEDLTRYFLCLQLRKDIMRGVLPCSFVTLSLLGSYTAQSELGEYDPELHGTDYVKDLNLAPGQSKELEEKVMDLHRTYRSMSPAQADMLFLENAKKLAMYGVDLHQAKDLDGVDIMLGVCSSGLMVYKDKLRINRFPWPKVLKISYKRSSFFIKIRPSEQEQYESTIGFKLPNYKASKKLWKVCVEHHTFFRVSTVEPPSSRRFLALGSKFRYSGRTQAQTRQASSMIDRPAPRFTRSASKRLSRNLDGEPGDETLQFLQVVSASARTQVDDWSLLMVSDRPQPSSEFTAGREFEQNFTQSREEEEGRTVGTETGTAGPQTIIQTVSQPWQDLASDDDHQQRRTEDEWFILLDHQPHIPFISPFDFVEEPAETSLAKTSSMDHQLEPVAINQDDWFLYFDRLLSVSPSEHFEKPQISTTEGEEEEQVISMKEQQMITEEMIGRMRETVMLVDAFTEKEILEGRLRDVRDLEERLQEIDEIAGRIQHAVEEELGEEEVEKLKQEERDMEQKQLIQAKGVTEVVVRKSVRRRVIKEGEEGEVDELEEQIKEVFLKDLLPEEEDIVVKRESEKQVGKEVVETLREGESNLEQKQSIQSRGITDMVVRKSVRRIDTSEGEVDDLEEQIKRVKWEGEEDTDDSFREKLREMEQEWQDADVAGSAAVAGYKKVQRRTEKIVTIVQERGQQQEDMEDVQGQSGVASEEMLERQELWRKTEVVEERPQREVTERSEGLSQARVDDVWFILLDQPPHKAGFKTPVADVERVQVDKGGYFNPEKEKPHISVERVDDWFVLLDFIPRQKLFGPSVTHMEERKEMAIEDRSRYIGEKLQHQVSDRVDDWFVLLDVFSRQTSHAPPVTFSERIAAPPEERASLIEVTALEQRERRVDILVEGADAKQTLPEREGVALLQDAKEGEDDWFVLLDVPIRQPSFVAPASMAEYVEVYTRESVSALTEAEAVDPRRELVVEDAVVEKVEAEAPKQVIPDVPIVSMSMQTKIYPDVSTEVKSIEQRLLQIDQVTPQPSQPEREDDWFALFGTAHNEVMIPTVTPAQIVPEMKTFEVEVTEKWKKTVIGADGRQDRTSVSEIRASQIASLSEREDDWFVLFEKPVVVQPVKPIIDLVATTEARVKIVEGVRPPVKMVKIETARAGKVDDDWFVLLDVAAKAPAAGVERIHIYPDVRPAKELTLTEQAAQQTITVVERIRQQQQDVVQPRPAVREVEDDWFTLLDKSLKKTAAVSEREQLPAQVTVPAAAAATKKITISETKPEFEKRILEERPSQTRVSDNWFVLLEGDLKASAASAQRGTRPVSAPVFSQAALMEAGIPMAPLDQPQTSTPIKTSRQEERKLQVTVEAVEPSKIETGADAKPAVWRDQRELDSSLISTMNGDIQHESETTNTEVVRMRKKRAKKIEGDSIYIRHSQLMLEDFDKPQEVLLRHHASISELKRNFMEAVPDSRPSEWDKRLSTHSPFRTLGINGQPLPSADGVTVDGTEEDKDCSTVSSSQTITSETTSGTSVTTTTTHISKVVKSGSSETRVEKRIVITADSDIDQDKEKHGGASAL, from the exons ATGACAACAGAGGCAACTGCCGTGACTGAGGCAGACACTGAGGGCAAGCAGAAGACCAGTGGCGCTGAGCCCGAACCAGAGAACAAGCAGAAGGCAGAGGCGGCGACATCTGACCCAGAGGGGGAGCAGTCGAGCACAAAGGCCCAGGAACAGGTCACTGAGCCTGGGCCTGCCGAAGCAGCGACCTCCCCTGAGGAGGAGCAGCTAAAGCCTCGTACCAGGACCTCTGCTGGTAAAGGCCTTTCTCGTCtcttctcctctttcctcaAACGCCGATCGCagtgctcagaggaagaggtgTTTGAGGCAGAAAAAGCCAAAGACGAAAAGgcagacaaagaggaaaaagtagataagaaagaagaggagacgGTGGAAGAAGGGAAAAGTCAAGACAAGGAGGCCAAAGCAGAGGAGGAAAAACCAGAGGTGaaagaagtgaaaaagaaagacGACAAAGCAGAAcctaaagaagagaaaaagaatgTGGAAGAAAAAGTAGAGAAGAAAggtagcaaaaagaaaaagaaagaggccaagaaaaaagcagaagaaaaggatgaAGAGAAAGTGAAAAAGGAGGAGAcaaaaaaggagacaaaaaagGAGGAGACAAAAAAGGGGGAGGAAAAGTTGATGAAAAAAGAGGAGCAAAACGAGGAAGGGACGACACAGCAGACTGtagaaaaggaggaaaagaaagtggagaaaaaggaagaggaaaagaaggaaaCTGCTGAGGTCAAAGGCAAGGCAGCAGACGCTGGAaagaaggaggaagaaaaggtTGACAAGAAGgtggcaaagaaaaaagaaaaagaggagaaattaaagaagaaagaggaggagaaagcaaaaaggaaagcagaggaagaagagaggataAAAAAGAGGGAAGAGgaaaaagcaaagaagaaagaagaagaaaaagccaGAGAAGCCGAGAGAGCGAAGAAGAAAGAGGACGAAAAAGctaagaagaaagaagaggagaaaacgaaagaggaaaaagcaaaaacaaaagaagaggaaaaaccaAAAGAGGagttgaagaaaaaagaagacgaaaaggtaaaagaagaagcaaagaagaaagagaaagaaggggAGGAAGCAAAGCCggaagaaaaggaggaaaaagaagagaacaaagagaagaaaaaagacaagggaaagagcaaaggaaagaaggaggagaaggaagTGAAAGGGCCAAGTGAGGAGCAGGTGAAAGCACCGATTGCTGCTCCTGAGCCCGAGCTTAAAACTGAGCCAGATATTGAGCAGGCTGCTGATCAGCACTCTATAAGCAGCACAGAGGCACAG CCAGCCCAAGAGGAACACAAGGAAGAGGCTGTGATAAAAGAGCCTGAAGCAGTGGAAGAAGTGAAACAGGAGGACACGGAGAAAATAGTGGAAGAACCAGCAGAAAAGGAAGAACCAGCAGAAAAGGAAGAGCCAAtcaaagaagaggaaaaggaaCAAAAGCAGGCAAAGAAAGAGAAGCctgcaaaagaaaagacagaaaagaagacTGAAGAGGTTAAAGGCTCTAAACGGCAGAAGACCATGCAGTGCAAAGTCACCCTGCTGGACGACGCTCAGTTTGAGTGTGAACTTGAT AAACATGCTAAAGGCCAAGAACTTCTTACAAAGGTGTGTGACCATGTTAACCTCCTGGAGAAAGACTACTTTGGCCTGGCTCACTGGGAAACCCCAACCAGCAAG ACATGGTTGGAACCCACCAAAGAGATACGGAAACAGGTTCCAGGTGCTGTCTATGAGTTTACATTCAACGTCAAGTTCTACCCTCCTGATCCAGCTCAGCTTACTGAAGACCTAACCAG GTACTTTCTGTGTCTCCAGCTGAGAAAGGACATTATGCGTGGTGTTCTTCCTTGTTCCTTTGTCACACTGTCCCTGCTGGGCTCCTACACAGCCCAGTCAGAACTCGGAGAGTATGACCCCGAGCTCCATGGAACAGACTACGTTAaagatttgaacctggcccccGGACAGAGCAAAGAGCTGGAGGAAAAAGTGATGGATCTGCACCGCACATACAG ATCAATGAGTCCAGCCCAGGCAGACATGCTGTTTCTGGAAAATGCCAAGAAGCTCGCCATGTATGGAGTTGACCTGCACCAAGCCAag GATCTGGACGGTGTTGATATAATGCTGGGCGTTTGCTCCAGTGGTCTGATGGTTTACAAAGACAAGCTGAGGATCAACCGTTTCCCTTGGCCCAAAGTGCTCAAGATCTCATACAAACGGAGCAGCTTTTTTATCAAAATCAGGCCATCAGAG CAAGAGCAGTATGAAAGCACCATTGGTTTCAAGCTGCCCAACTACAAAGCCTCAAAGAAGCTGTGGAAAGTTTGTGTTGAACATCATACCTTCTTCAG GGTTTCAACAGTGGAGCCGCCCTCTTCACGTCGCTTCCTCGCCTTGGGCTCTAAGTTCCGGTACAGCGGTCGTACTCAGGCCCAGACCCGCCAGGCGAGCTCCATGATCGACCGGCCGGCACCTCGCTTCACACGATCTGCAAGCAAGAGGCTGTCTCGCAACCTAGATGGAG AACCTGGAGATGAAACTCTCCAGTTTCTGCAGGTAGTCTCAGCATCAGCCAGGACTCAGGTTGATGATTGGTCACTGCTGATGGTATCTGACAGACCCCAGCCTTCTTCCGAATTCACAG CCGGAAGGGAGTTTGAGCAGAATTTCACTCAGTCccgggaggaggaggaggggcgtACTGTTGGCACGGAGACTGGGACTGCTGGTCCTCAAACCATTATCCAGACAGTCAGTCAGCCGTGGCAGGATCTGGCGAGCGATGACGATCACCAGCAGAGGAGAACGGAAGATGAATGGTTTATTCTTCTGGATCATCAGCCTCATATTCCATTTATCTCACCCTTTGATTTTGTTGAAGAGCCAG CTGAAACTAGCTTGGCAAAAACGAGCTCTATGGACCACCAACTGGAACCAGTGGCGATAAATCAGGATGACTGGTTCCTGTACTTTGACCGTCTGCTCAGCGTGTCTCCCTCTGAGCATTTTGAAAAACCTCAAA TCTCTACCacggagggggaggaggaggagcaggtcATAAGCATGAAAGAACAGCAAATGATCACTGAGGAGATGATTGGGAGGATGCGGGAAACAGTGATGTTGGTGGATGCATTTACAGAGAAGGAAATTTTGGAAGGAAGATTGAGGGACGTGAGGGATCTTGAGGAAAGGCTACAAGAAATTGATGAAATTGCAGGGAGAATTCAGCATGCAGTAGAGGAAGAACTGGGGGAGGAAGAGGTAGAAAAGCTAAAACAAGAAGAGAGAGACATGGAGCAGAAACAGTTGATCCAAGCCAAAGGTGTAACAGAAGTGGTGGTGAGGAAATCTGTGAGGAGAAGAGTTATAAAAGAGGGTGAAGAAGGCGAAGTGGACGAATTGGAAGAACAAATAAAagaggtgtttttaaaagacttgTTGCCTGAGGAGGAAGACATCGTGGTGAAGCGGGAGAGCGAAAAACAAGTGGGGAAGGAAGTGGTAGAAACGTTAAGGGAAGGAGAGAGCAATTTGGAGCAGAAACAGTCAATCCAATCCAGGGGTATAACGGACATGGTGGTGAGGAAATCTGTGCGGAGAATAGATACAAGTGAGGGTGAAGTGGATGACTTGGAAGAACAAATAAAACGGGTGAAGTGGGAGGGTGAAGAAGATACAGACGATAGCTTTAGAGAGAAACTGCGTGAAATGGAACAGGAGTGGCAAGATGCAGACGTCGCTGGCTCTGCTGCTGTAGCAGGATACAAGAAGGTTCAGCGTAGGACTGAGAAGATAGTGACTATTGTACAAGAGAGGGGACAGCAGCAGGAAGACATGGAAGACGTGCAGGGACAGTCTGGTGTTGCATCAGAGGAGATGTTAGAAAGACAGGAACTGTGGCGTAAGACAGAAGTGGTGGAGGAGAGGCCACAGAGGGAGGTTACAGAGAGGTCAGAAGGTCTGTCTCAGGCGAGAGTTGATGATGTTTGGTTTATACTTTTAGATCAGCCTCCACACAAAGctggtttcaaaacaccag TTGCCGATGTGGAACGTGTTCAAGTGGACAAGGGTGGTTATTTCAACCCTGAGAAAGAAAAACCACATATAAGCGTTGAACGGGTTGATGACTGGTTTGTGTTGCTGGATTTTATTCCCCGACAAAAGCTTTTTGGGCCATCAG TTACTCACATggaagagaggaaagaaatGGCAATCGAAGACAGATCGAGATATATAGGAGAAAAACTACAACACCAAGTGTCAGACAGAGTTGATGATTGGTTTGTGTTACTGGATGTTTTTTCAAGACAAACGTCACACGCACCGCCAG TCACCTTTTCAGAGCGAATTGCTGCTCCCCCAGAGGAACGTGCCTCTCTGATTGAAGTAACAGCTCTTgagcagagagaaagaagagttGACATTTTGGTTGAAGGTGCTGACGCAAAACAAACGCTGCCAGAAAGGGAGGGGGTAGCACTTCTACAGGATGCGAAAGAGGGAGAAGATGActggtttgtgctgctggaTGTTCCCATTAGGCAGCCCTCATTTGTGGCACCAG CTTCCATGGCTGAGTATGTTGAGGTTTACACCAGAGAGAGCGTTTCTGCCTTGACTGAAGCAGAGGCTGTTGATCCCAGGCGGGAGCTTGTAGTTGAGGATGCTGTTGTGGAGAAAGTGGAAGCAGAGGCTCCCAAGCAAGTTATTCCAGATGTGCCTATAG tttctATGTCGATGCAGACTAAAATCTATCCAGATGTTTCAACTGAAGTGAAAAGTATAGAGCAGAGATTGCTTCAGATTGACCAGGTTACACCACAGCCTTCCCAGCCAGAGAGAGAAGATGACTGGTTTGCTCTGTTTGGTACTGCACATAATGAAGTCATGATACCAACAG TGACTCCAGCTCAGATTGTTCCGGAAATGAAGACTTTTGAGGTTGAGGTGACCGAAAAATGGAAGAAGACAGTAATTGGTGCGGACGGCCGGCAAGACAGGACAAGTGTGTCTGAAATTAGAGCGAGCCAAATTGCCTCCCTCTCTGAGAGAGAAGATGATTGGTTTGTCCTGTTTGAAAAGCCTGTGGTCGTACAACCAG TTAAACCTATTATTGATCTAGTGGCAACCACTGAAGCAAGAGTGAAGATCGTGGAAGGTGTGAGGCCACCTGTGAAGATGGTGAAGATTGAAACGGCAAGAGCAGGAAAAGTGGATGATGATTGGTTTGTGCTGCTGGATGTAGCAGCAAAAGCACCAG CTGCTGGGGTGGAACGCATCCATATATATCCTGATGTAAGACCTGCTAAAGAGCTTACACTTACAGAGCAGGCAGCACAGCAGACAATTACAGTAGTGGAGAGAAtacggcagcagcagcaggatgtGGTGCAGCCACGTCCAGCAGTGAGAGAGGTGGAAGATGATTGGTTTACTCTTCTGGATAAGTCCCTTAAGAAAACAG ccGCTGTCTCGGAGCGCGAGCAGCTCCCAGCACAGGTCACAGTTCCAGCTGCTGCCGCGGCCACGAAAAAGATTACGATTTCTGAGACGAAACCGGAGTTTGAGAAACGGATCCTGGAAGAAAGACCCTCGCAAACACGTGTCAGTGATAATTGGTTTGTTCTACTCGAGGGTGACCTCAAAGCGTCAG CTGCGAGCGCCCAGAGGGGCACGCGCCCTGTCAGTGCTCCGGTCTTCTCCCAGGCTGCTCTGATGGAGGCGGGAATCCCCATGGCCCCTCTCGACCAGCCCCAGACCTCCACTCCAATCAAAACCAGCCGCCAGGAGGAACGGAAGCTGCAGGTCACCGTAGAAGCCGTGGAGCCCTCAAAAATCGAAACTGGGGCTGACGCCAAG CCAGCAGTGTGGAGGGACCAGAGAGAACTAGACTCATCACTGATATCCACCATGAATGGGGACATCCAG CACGAGTCTGAGACGACGAACACGGAGGTGGTGCGAATGCGAAAG aaAAGAGCTAAGAAAATTGAGGGTGACTCAATATATATCAGACATAGCCAATTAATGTTGGAG GATTTCGATAAGCCTCAGGAGGTGCTGCTCAGGCATCACGCCAGCATCAGtgagctgaagagaaacttcatGGAGGCGGTCCCAGATTCCAGGCCAAGTGAGTGGGATAAGCGCCTGTCCACACACTCTCCCTTCCGCACCCTGGGAATCAACGGTCAGCCTCTGCCCAGCGCGGATGGG GTGACCGTTGATGGGACAGAGGAGGACAAAGATTGCTCAACAGTATCCAGTTCCCAGACCATTACCTCAGAGACCACCAGTGGCACCTCAGTGACGACTACCACCACTCACATCTCAAAG GTAGTAAAAAGCGGATCTTCAGAAACTCGCGTGGAGAAGAGAATTGTCATAACCGCAGACTCTGACATCGACCAAGATAAG GAGAAGCACGGCGGAGCATCAGCATTGTAA